The proteins below come from a single Salvelinus fontinalis isolate EN_2023a chromosome 1, ASM2944872v1, whole genome shotgun sequence genomic window:
- the LOC129831857 gene encoding protein FRA10AC1-like isoform X1 — MGGGKGHFLCGNKLCEKEKDLKSWEVNFAHVEQGEKRNILVKLRLCLECSFNLSSQKVDLLIVPCDHQEKKTSRLRKIKWSHRQKDPRKERQTSEETQRPLLTLLPSNSEDDSQQSDKGEGEHSEEPKGLSKADHWKGPAPTVEEESREEELDEYFEDTFLSPPHPWISASKSQHARVNMQESTCKSQHARVNMQESTCKSQHARVNMQESTCKSQHARVNMQESTCKSQHARVNMQEST; from the exons GCCACTTTCTGTGTGGGAACAAGCTCTGTGAGAAGGAGAAGGACCTGAAGAGCTGGGAGGTGAACTTTGCCCATGTGGagcagggagagaagagaaacatACTGGTCAAACTCA GACTCTGCCTCGAGTGCTCCTTTAACCTATCATCCCAGAAAGTTGACTTGCTAATTGTTCCCT GTGATCACCAAGAGAAAAAGACAAGTCGTCTGAGGAAAATCAAGTGGAGCCACAGGCAAAAAGATCCAAGAAAGGAGAGACAAACATCAGAGGAGACACAAAG GCCCCTCCTAACGCTCCTCCCCAGTAACTCTGAGGACGACTCCCAGCAGTCAGACAAAG GAGAGGGAGAACACAGTGAGGAGCCAAAGGGCCTGTCGAAGGCAGACCACTGGAAAGGCCCAGCCCCCACCGTGGAGGAGGAGTCCAG GGAGGAGGAGTTAGACGAGTACTTTGAGGACACGTTTCTTTCACCACCCCACCCTTGGATTTCTGCCAGCAAGAGTCAACATGCAAGAGTCAACATGCAAGAGTCAACATGCAAGAGTCAACATGCAAGAGTCAACATGCAAGAGTCAACATGCAAGAGTCAACATGCAAGAGTCAACATGCAAGAGTCAACATGCAAGAGTCAACATGCAAGAGTCAACATGCAAGAGTCAACATGCAAGAGTCAACATGCAAGAGTCAACATGCAAGAGTCAACATAG
- the LOC129831857 gene encoding protein FRA10AC1-like isoform X2: protein MGGGKGHFLCGNKLCEKEKDLKSWEVNFAHVEQGEKRNILVKLSDHQEKKTSRLRKIKWSHRQKDPRKERQTSEETQRPLLTLLPSNSEDDSQQSDKGEGEHSEEPKGLSKADHWKGPAPTVEEESREEELDEYFEDTFLSPPHPWISASKSQHARVNMQESTCKSQHARVNMQESTCKSQHARVNMQESTCKSQHARVNMQESTCKSQHARVNMQEST from the exons GCCACTTTCTGTGTGGGAACAAGCTCTGTGAGAAGGAGAAGGACCTGAAGAGCTGGGAGGTGAACTTTGCCCATGTGGagcagggagagaagagaaacatACTGGTCAAACTCA GTGATCACCAAGAGAAAAAGACAAGTCGTCTGAGGAAAATCAAGTGGAGCCACAGGCAAAAAGATCCAAGAAAGGAGAGACAAACATCAGAGGAGACACAAAG GCCCCTCCTAACGCTCCTCCCCAGTAACTCTGAGGACGACTCCCAGCAGTCAGACAAAG GAGAGGGAGAACACAGTGAGGAGCCAAAGGGCCTGTCGAAGGCAGACCACTGGAAAGGCCCAGCCCCCACCGTGGAGGAGGAGTCCAG GGAGGAGGAGTTAGACGAGTACTTTGAGGACACGTTTCTTTCACCACCCCACCCTTGGATTTCTGCCAGCAAGAGTCAACATGCAAGAGTCAACATGCAAGAGTCAACATGCAAGAGTCAACATGCAAGAGTCAACATGCAAGAGTCAACATGCAAGAGTCAACATGCAAGAGTCAACATGCAAGAGTCAACATGCAAGAGTCAACATGCAAGAGTCAACATGCAAGAGTCAACATGCAAGAGTCAACATGCAAGAGTCAACATGCAAGAGTCAACATAG